In Thunnus albacares chromosome 10, fThuAlb1.1, whole genome shotgun sequence, a single window of DNA contains:
- the LOC122990621 gene encoding C-terminal-binding protein 1 — translation MALMDKHKQVKRQRLDRICEGIRPPILNGPMHPRPLVALLDGRDCTVEMPILKDVATVAFCDAQSTQEIHEKVLNEAVAALLYHTITLSRDDLEKFKGLRVIVRIGSGFDNVDVKAAAELGIAVCNVPASSVEETADTSLCLILNLYRRVTWMHQALREGTRASSVEQIREVAGGAARIRGETLGIIGLGRVGQAVALRAKAFGFGVIFYDPYLPDGVERSLGLQRMATLQDLLIHSDCVSLHCSLNEHNHHLINDFTIKQMRQGAFLVNTSRGGLVDEKALAQALKEGRIRGAALDVHETEPFSFSTGPLKDAPNLICTPHTSWYSEQASVEAREEAAREVRRAITGRIPDSLKNCVNKEYLMAASQWPSMEAATVHPELNGATYRFPPGLINVAAAGGLPGAGAGVESLVSGTLAHGIAPVSHPPRAPSPGQPNKAEADRDIPSDQ, via the exons ATGGCTCTGATGGACAAACATAAACAGGTCAAGCGGCAGAGACTTGACCGCATTTGTGAGG GTATCCGACCCCCCATCCTGAACGGGCCAATGCACCCGCGCCCACTGGTGGCCCTGCTGGACGGGCGCGACTGCACTGTGGAAATGCCCATCCTCAAAGATGTGGCCACGGTGGCCTTCTGCGACGCCCAGTCCACACAAGAGATTCACGAGAAG GTGCTAAATGAGGCAGTGGCCGCCCTGCTGTACCACACCATCACTCTGTCCAGAGACGATTTGGAAAAGTTTAAAGGCCTTCGAGTAATTGTCAGGATCGGCTCCGGCTTTGACAACGTCGACGTGAAAGCAGCAGCTGAGCTCG GCATTGCAGTTTGTAATGTGCCAGCCTCCTCGGTGGAAGAGACAGCCGACACTTCGCTATGTCTGATCCTCAACTTGTACAGGCGAGTCACCTGGATGCACCAGGCCCTCAGAGAGGGAACTCGAGCCTCTAGTGTGGAGCAGATCAGGGAGGTGGCAGGCGGTGCCGCGCGTATCCGGGGTGAGACGCTGGGCATCATCGGTCTAG GGCGTGTTGGCCAAGCGGTGGCTCTGCGGGCTAAGGCCTTTGGTTTTGGCGTGATCTTTTATGACCCCTATTTGCCCGACGGCGTGGAGCGCTCACTGGGCCTGCAGCGCATGGCCACCCTGCAGGACCTGCTCATCCACTCTGACTGTGTATCCCTGCACTGCAGCCTCAATGAGCACAACCACCACCTCATCAATGACTTCACCATCAAACAG ATGCGTCAGGGAGCCTTCCTGGTGAACACGTCAAGAGGTGGTCTGGTCGACGAGAAAGCATTGGCTCAGGCCCTAAAGGAGGGACGGATACGAGGGGCTGCCCTGGACGTCCACGAGACAGAACCCTTCAG TTTTTCAACAGGCCCTCTGAAGGATGCCCCCAACCTGATCTGTACCCCGCACACATCGTGGTACAGCGAGCAAGCGTCCGTCGAGGCTCGCGAGGAGGCAGCCAGGGAAGTGCGCCGCGCCATCACTG gGCGTATCCCTGACAGTCTGAAGAACTGTGTGAATAAGGAGTATCTGATGGCAGCCTCTCAGTGGCCCAGCATGGAGGCCGCCACTGTTCACCCAGAACTTAACGGAGCTACCTACAG ATTTCCTCCAGGTCTGATCAACGTTGCAGCAGCAGGGGGTCTCCCAGGAGCTGGCGCAGGGGTAGAAAGCCTGGTTTCAGGAACCCTGGCGCACGGCATCGCCCCAGTCTCTCATCCCCCACGTGCCCCCTCCCCGGGGCAGCCTAATAAGGCCGAAGCCGACAGAGACATCCCCTCTGACCAATAG